Proteins encoded together in one Osmia lignaria lignaria isolate PbOS001 chromosome 4, iyOsmLign1, whole genome shotgun sequence window:
- the LOC117603414 gene encoding uncharacterized protein LOC117603414 isoform X2: MKLRNIPEKWYNLENAEMMNPTTIKSWLLRGELEKLEHVVLEGRGARLLGEHSPDLRTRVFLKGLPNYLTKISQVHEAAVRGSLGETQRLILEEPKKKLAIAKDPSGIPLLHKAVYYDQLDIVEWLVQNYPITVQQKDKEGRTALHYCAGCKNPGVIWDVLIENDCDSSICDKKGNPASYYLEHRSEIELSEVEIMSRRKASTVREFIPGSDFKPSTIRIWIHNRDLGKLQQVLWEGHGNRLRMETSNNTRVKRFLEAVPFIMGTVKDVHAATVNNDLDELRNKVDSSSPIILCSKDSNGLNVLHKAAGLGHTEIVREILAKYPSTVEAQDNDGKTPLHYAAAAKDDGVLYNLLVEHGADESKLDNRHKAAAFYKNRPSDIDQSLLTVIPEAPRVASTSYPKHWDWRILEVEESLSRGMRKVNSADIDSAFGSAESASKSFSKSMEQIKNVEEDSQKEEQEEAEKPENTETQEDTENPENAENAENAEDSKDPETAEKDDEQTVEETKAEDTEERSSDDDVVTGTMAQETEEEEANPEKEEAEAEKSEEENETEEKNESKSPDPIKADEVVQQEEENKVEQEERNEPSTGDSGVDDPGNDEDQVIVGEHEEPPDTEVNEASMTADPEIEKLLENGNMEQLAGLVLNGDGRRLVGRRSGNPELQAFIDRVPSYMGKIHAVHMAAREGNLRDLQSALDRRKFAVARDGSSPHGATPLHVAVVFGNTTIIRYLAGRFPETANAIDLDGRTPLHYAATLADNGHYYNLLLHLGANPLVQDNFGQKADYYKQNQSELSHKSLLRDFGANENLADEMLTDKVPGGDTYSARRDITEPETLATLERCFRLLAGTRHGATPKSAGNSGTLIGRCLKRPIFDRIKHRVTRMDHNLFDVIWLALKKYGNSSSSGDTSSAYSYVGNVEEDDSLLLIAPDYESYIVFAEFFDPLIRDIHCVTASGDLPDHPPPRYFHDEDEGEENPDSIDEVTISTIEGYDLDPPAKYVQAAVMECCRNLEDYTFPLTLTVNQLEEVERVITSELMSQYISEMMAEGSSEDEPGTYFTLNEILDQPSPIRAQLAASGLLLPIADSDPQDDRRLHGRHWPYGRGVYVSSAGDLAAWVNVQDHLRIVCRTTDSRPGLIGRTYVRLAKVMVILDERLKFKRDQKLGFLSSRPYAIGNTLRFNVIVRFPELSKKFDHLKHLCVVRGLSIRETARKDTVRIGNQQSLSISELQTLQDFSRAVLNILALEKELSINSSLKIANLLAGIFRKRNSAKRFQT, translated from the exons ATGAACCCAACAACAATAAAGTCCTGGTTGCTACGTGGTGAACTCGAAAAATTGGAACATGTCGTTTTGGAAGGACGTGGAGCTCGTCTGTTAGGTGAACACTCTCCAGATCTCCGAACTCGAGTCTTCCTGAAAGGACTCCCAAATTACTTG acGAAAATTTCTCAGGTGCACGAAGCAGCTGTACGCGGTTCCTTGGGAGAAACGCAGAGACTGATATTGGAGGAGCCCAAAAAGAAACTGGCCATCGCGAAGGATCCTTCTGGCATCCCTTTGCTTCATAAAGCAGTCTACTACGATCAACTGGACATCGTCGAGTGGCTGGTGCAAAATTATCCCATTACCGTTCAACAGAAGGACAAA GAAGGTAGAACAGCATTGCATTACTGTGCTGGTTGCAAGAATCCTGGGGTCATTTGGGATGTTCTGATAGAAAACGACTGCGACTCGAGCATCTGCGATAAGAAGGGCAATCCTGCGTCCTATTATCTGGAACATAGGTCAGAAATTGAATTATCCGAAGTGGAGATCATGTCCCGGAGGAAGGCGAGCACCGTCAGGGAAT TTATTCCAGGTTCGGACTTCAAACCTTCTACTATAAGAATATGGATCCACAACCGAGACCTTGGGAAATTGCAACAAGTTTTATGGGAAGGTCATGGAAACAGGTTGCGTATGGAGACCAGCAACAATACTCGTGTCAAAAGGTTTCTGGAAGCTGTGCCCTTTATAATG GGTACCGTGAAAGATGTCCACGCAGCTACAGTAAATAATGATTTGGATGAGCTCAGGAATAAAGTTGATTCCTCGTCGCCCATCATTCTGTGCAGCAAAGACAGCAATGGTTTAAATGTCTTACACAAG gCTGCTGGATTGGGACATACAGAAATCGTACGAGAGATTCTTGCGAAATATCCATCGACTGTTGAAGCGCAAGACAATGACGGAAAAACACCGTTGCATTATGCAGCTGCAGCAAAGGATGATGgagttttgtataatttattagTGGAGCATGGTGCTGATGAAAGTAAATTAGACAAT AGACACAAAGCAGCAGCCTTCTACAAGAACAGACCATCGGATATAGACCAATCGCTATTGACCGTGATACCGGAAGCGCCTAGAGTCGCCAGCACATCTTATCCTAAGCACTGGGACTGGAGAATCCTCGAAGTCGAAGAATCTCTATCCAGAGGAATGAGGAAAGTTAACAGTGCAGATATTGACAGTGCATTTGGCAGTGCTGAATCGGCTTCAAAAAGCTTCAGCAAATCAATGGAGCAG ATAAAAAACGTGGAAGAAGATTCACAGAAAGAGGAGCAGGAGGAAGCAGAGAAACCAGAGAATACAGAAACCCAAGAAGATACGGAAAACCCAGAGAATGCAGAAAATGCAGAGAATGCTGAGGACTCGAAAGACCCAGAGACCGCAGAGAAAGACGATGAGCAAACTGTGGAAGAAACAAAAGCCGAGGATACAGAAGAAAGATCCTCGGATGACGATGTGGTAACTGGTACAATGGCGCAGGAGACTGAAGAGGAAGAAGCAAATCCAGAGAAAGAGGAAGCGGAAGCAGAGAAatcagaagaagaaaatgaaactgaGGAGAAGAATGAATCGAAAAGCCCGGATCCCATAAAGGCAGACGAGGTCGTCCAACAGGAGGAGGAAAACAAGGTGGAACAAGAGGAGAGAAACGAGCCGAGCACAGGTGATTCTGGTGTCGATGATCCAGGAAACGACGAAGATCAG GTGATCGTTGGTGAACACGAGGAACCACCGGACACAGAAGTGAACGAGGCAAGCATGACGGCAGATCCGGAAATCGAGAAGCTGTTGGAGAACGGAAATATGGAGCAATTGGCGGGATTGGTTCTGAACGGGGATGGGAGAAGATTGGTCGGCCGGCGTTCGGGGAATCCTGAACTTCAGGCATTCATCGATCGTGTTCCTTCTTATATG GGAAAAATTCACGCTGTTCACATGGCAGCACGAGAAGGAAACCTCAGAGATTTGCAAAGTGCATTAGATCGTCGCAAATTTGCAGTTGCAAGGGATGGTTCCTCGCCGCATGGTGCAACACCCCTTCACGTTGCAGTCGTGTTTGGAAATACCACCATCATCAG ATATCTGGCAGGGAGGTTTCCAGAAACCGCGAATGCAATCGATTTAGATGGTCGAACACCCTTGCATTATGCGGCCACCCTCGCAGACAATGGCCATTACTACAATCTTCTGCTTCATCTGGGTGCCAATCCTTTAGTTCAAGATAAC TTCGGACAAAAGGCAGATTACTACAAACAAAATCAATCAGAATTGTCTCACAAATCGCTCCTCCGCGATTTCGGTGCTAACGAGAACCTCGCCGACGAGATGTTGACCGACAAAG TTCCTGGAGGGGACACGTACTCCGCGCGTCGTGACATAACCGAACCAGAGACGTTAGCCACCTTGGAGAGGTGTTTCCGTCTTCTAGCTGGTACAAGGCACGGTGCGACACCGAAATCGGCTGGGAACTCCGGTACACTGATCGGCCGTTGCCTGAAACGGCCCATATTCGATCGTATCAAGCACCGTGTGACACGCATGGACCACAATCTCTTTGATGTGATCTGGCTCGCTTTAAAGAAATACGGTAACTCGAGTAGCAGCGGCGATACGAGCAGCGCTTACTCGTACGTCGGCAACGTCGAAGAAGACGACTCTCTTTTATTGATCGCACCTGATTACGAAAGTTACATCGTCTTCGCGGAGTTCTTCGATCCTCTGATCAGAGACATTCATTGCGTGACTGCAAGCGGCGACCTGCCCGATCATCCGCCTCCTAGATACTTCCACGACGAGGACGAGGGCGAAGAGAATCCCGACTCGATCGACGAGGTGACCATTTCCACGATCGAAGGCTACGACCTCGATCCCCCGGCTAAGTACGTTCAAGCTGCAGTGATGGAGTGTTGCAGGAACCTCGAGGATTACACGTTCCCTTTGACTCTGACGGTGAATCAATTGGAGGAAGTGGAACGAGTGATCACCAGCGAGCTGATGAGCCAGTATATCTCGGAGATGATGGCCGAAGGGAGCAGCGAAGATGAGCCAGGAACTTATTTCACCCTTAACGAGATCCTGGACCAACCGAGTCCGATCAGAGCCCAATTGGCGGCTTCTGGATTGTTGTTACCGATCGCAGACTCCGACCCCCAGGATGATCGACGTCTTCATGGAAGACACTGGCCATACGGACGAGGTGTTTACGTGTCCTCTGCTGGAGATCTTGCTGCATGGGTGAATGTCCAGGATCACCTGAGGATCGTGTGTCGTACTACCGATAGCAGACCTGGTCTGATCGGTCGCACCTACGTCAGACTGGCAAAAGTGATGGTGATCCTCGATGAAAGATTGAAGTTTAAACGGGACCAGAAGCTGGGCTTCCTTAGCTCGCGACCGTACGCCATCGGCAATACCCTTAGATTCAACGTGATCGTTAGATTTCCAGAACTGTCCAAGAAATTCGATCATCTGAAACATCTGTGCGTGGTACGTGGATTAAGTATTCGTGAAACGGCTAGAAAGGACACGGTGCGGATCGGTAATCAACAGTCGTTGAGCATCAGCGAACTGCAAACCCTTCAAGACTTTTCTAGGGCTGTTCTGAACATCCTAGCCTTGGAGAAGGAACTGTCGATAAATAGTTCCTTGAAAATCGCCAATCTACTGGCGGGAATATTTCGCAAACGTAACAGCGCGAAACGTTTCCAGACTTAA